One genomic window of Candidatus Nitrospira inopinata includes the following:
- a CDS encoding PAS domain S-box protein: MSRNPTAQSSTASRRKGGATFPMMAAVVALGVGTFLVDYAVRGLGAAVWLPLLALLVWAGVRVRAEYRLAQQEIAWARTAETALLQSQERNQAIIETALDAVIIIDSAGVVTDWNAQATAIFGWTREEAVGRPLADTVIPPAVREAHRQGLRHYLQTGVGPILNRRIEIMARHKSGRDFPVELSVSPARIGESYVFSAFIRDITDRRKAERRLAAQYAVTRVLSVATSLQEAVPQIMEAVGGSLEWDLGFFWKVDAQAGVLRPLHQWRAPSCDPEEFVKATEELVFQRGEGIPGRVWERGFPIWVRDVADNTALPRSAVAAQAGLRGAVGFPIRVGGEVEGVIEFFSRHVQEPDDELLKMVADIALKIGQFCERARAEDALRQAEAQLRQSQKMEAIGRLAGGVAHDFNNLLTVIRGYSELILTRLPHGDPMRRDMEEVKKAADRAAGLTKQLLAFSRRQIVSAKVVDLNAVIKNMDGMLRRLVGEDIIEVWTDLQEEVWPIKADPGQIEQVIMNLAVNARDAMPTGGRLTIETRNVTVAKETRRGKVALEEGAYVMLAIKDSGHGMSEEVQAHLFEPFFTTKESGKGTGLGLSTVYGIVRQSGGLIGIESEPGRGTTCTIFFPRLVEGTQDSESPQQGAGGERGHETILLVEDDPGVRGLVQETLRMNGYHVLVARHGIEALLVGTKHVGPIHLLITDVVMPQMSGPEVADKLAELRPEAKVLYMSGYPDHPVFKKGEVNLETNFLQKPFTPVNLAQKVREVLDRANVA, encoded by the coding sequence ATGAGCCGTAATCCGACCGCACAATCTTCGACGGCGTCTCGACGGAAGGGGGGGGCGACCTTTCCGATGATGGCCGCCGTCGTCGCGTTGGGCGTCGGGACGTTTCTCGTTGACTACGCCGTGCGCGGCCTTGGGGCGGCCGTCTGGCTTCCGTTGTTGGCGCTGCTTGTCTGGGCAGGCGTTCGCGTGCGCGCGGAGTACCGCCTGGCGCAGCAGGAGATCGCCTGGGCGCGGACCGCCGAGACGGCGCTCTTGCAAAGTCAGGAACGGAATCAGGCGATCATCGAGACGGCGCTGGACGCGGTGATCATCATCGACTCCGCCGGCGTCGTGACGGATTGGAACGCCCAAGCGACGGCCATTTTCGGCTGGACGAGAGAAGAGGCCGTGGGACGACCGCTCGCCGACACGGTCATTCCCCCGGCCGTTCGTGAGGCGCATAGACAGGGGCTGCGCCACTATCTCCAAACCGGCGTCGGGCCGATCTTGAATCGCCGCATCGAGATCATGGCCCGGCACAAGAGCGGCCGGGATTTTCCGGTCGAATTGTCGGTGTCGCCGGCTCGTATCGGTGAATCGTATGTTTTCAGCGCATTCATTCGCGATATTACGGACCGCCGCAAGGCCGAGCGGCGTCTGGCCGCGCAATATGCCGTCACCCGTGTGCTGAGCGTGGCCACCTCGCTTCAAGAGGCCGTTCCCCAGATTATGGAGGCGGTCGGCGGCAGCTTGGAATGGGACTTGGGTTTCTTTTGGAAGGTGGACGCGCAGGCGGGAGTCTTGCGCCCTCTCCATCAGTGGAGAGCCCCGTCGTGCGACCCCGAGGAATTCGTCAAGGCGACGGAGGAATTGGTCTTTCAGCGGGGAGAGGGAATTCCCGGTCGGGTGTGGGAACGAGGATTTCCGATTTGGGTGAGGGATGTAGCCGACAATACTGCCTTACCCCGGTCGGCCGTGGCGGCTCAGGCCGGGCTCCGTGGCGCGGTCGGGTTTCCGATTCGTGTCGGCGGCGAAGTCGAAGGCGTGATCGAATTTTTCAGCCGCCACGTCCAGGAGCCCGATGACGAGCTGCTCAAGATGGTGGCGGACATCGCTCTCAAAATCGGGCAGTTCTGCGAGCGCGCGAGGGCCGAGGACGCGCTGCGTCAAGCGGAAGCCCAATTGCGGCAATCGCAGAAAATGGAAGCGATCGGCCGCCTGGCCGGCGGCGTCGCGCACGATTTTAACAACTTGCTCACGGTCATCCGGGGGTACAGCGAATTGATTTTGACCCGCCTTCCGCATGGCGATCCCATGCGCCGGGACATGGAGGAAGTGAAAAAGGCGGCGGATCGGGCCGCCGGGCTCACGAAACAGTTGTTGGCGTTCAGCCGGCGCCAAATCGTGTCGGCCAAGGTCGTCGATCTGAACGCCGTCATCAAGAACATGGACGGTATGCTGCGACGTCTGGTCGGCGAGGATATCATCGAGGTCTGGACGGATCTTCAGGAAGAAGTCTGGCCGATCAAAGCCGATCCGGGGCAGATCGAGCAGGTCATCATGAACTTGGCCGTCAACGCGCGGGATGCCATGCCGACCGGCGGCCGGCTCACGATCGAGACTCGAAACGTCACGGTGGCCAAAGAGACGCGCCGGGGAAAGGTCGCGTTGGAAGAAGGCGCCTACGTGATGCTGGCGATCAAAGACTCCGGTCACGGCATGAGCGAGGAAGTGCAGGCCCATTTATTCGAGCCGTTTTTCACGACCAAGGAAAGCGGAAAGGGAACGGGGCTCGGTCTCTCGACGGTGTACGGTATCGTGAGGCAGAGCGGAGGTCTGATCGGAATCGAGAGTGAACCGGGGCGAGGGACGACCTGCACGATCTTCTTTCCACGCCTGGTCGAAGGAACCCAGGACAGTGAATCGCCTCAGCAGGGAGCCGGTGGAGAGCGGGGACATGAAACGATTTTGCTGGTGGAGGACGACCCGGGTGTCCGTGGCCTTGTGCAGGAGACCTTGCGGATGAACGGCTATCACGTGCTGGTGGCTCGACACGGTATCGAGGCGCTGTTGGTCGGGACCAAACACGTGGGGCCGATTCATCTCTTGATCACCGATGTCGTGATGCCGCAAATGAGCGGGCCGGAAGTGGCCGACAAACTGGCGGAGCTGCGACCGGAAGCCAAGGTGCTGTATATGTCCGGCTATCCCGACCATCCGGTCTTTAAGAAGGGCGAAGTCAATCTGGAGACCAATTTCCTCCAAAAGCCGTTTACTCCGGTCAATCTGGCTCAAAAGGTGAGAGAAGTGCTGGATCGGGCCAACGTTGCGTAA
- a CDS encoding phosphatidylglycerol lysyltransferase domain-containing protein produces MGTHTSEPSFLTVSPKALPQFVPDSACRRCDVCCRFPEADSFLRPYFTEQEIAEAEAHGLSREYFPDRSGSQIDLVKNPQGEGYVCPAFDVLSGRCTIYDARPLDCRLYPLALMWNESHKEIVLGWDAKCPHLRDSVPSAITAYAERVAGWLEKASWVEIIAANPRLIGPFQEDVVIVRSLPTLTTRLTRMPSTLHPLTPADAPRFARALESSGLLQPDTLAAYAFPYHYVWSNQLSYRWMESGGTFFLFAQSPDGWFMPLPPLGPRPLEETAGEAFELMRKWNGTSPVGRIENVTTHQKPILERLGLRCRPKEGDYLYRTEHVATLAGDRYKPQRALCNRVERERTVIARPYREQDQDGCLALLARWAEQKRAGFLDEAASLFLEDAMAAHALAFAEHGRIGLSGTVAVSNDEIAAYTFGYRLTPRTWCVLMEVADRSIPGLSQWLFRETCRSAVAEGAAFVNAMDDAGLPGLRAAKRHYHPVAVIENWIVTELEI; encoded by the coding sequence ATGGGCACGCATACGAGCGAACCTTCTTTCCTCACGGTGTCGCCGAAGGCGCTCCCGCAGTTTGTACCCGATTCGGCTTGTCGTCGGTGTGACGTCTGCTGCCGTTTTCCGGAAGCCGACAGCTTTCTTCGTCCCTATTTTACCGAACAGGAGATCGCCGAGGCCGAAGCGCACGGTCTCTCTCGCGAATATTTCCCCGACCGATCCGGCTCTCAGATCGATCTCGTCAAAAATCCACAGGGCGAGGGCTACGTCTGCCCGGCGTTCGATGTGTTGTCTGGTCGATGCACCATCTATGATGCCCGGCCGTTGGACTGTCGGCTCTATCCTTTGGCGCTCATGTGGAACGAGTCCCATAAGGAAATCGTGCTCGGATGGGACGCCAAGTGTCCGCATCTGCGCGATTCCGTTCCATCGGCGATCACGGCCTACGCGGAGCGGGTCGCCGGTTGGCTGGAGAAGGCATCGTGGGTTGAGATCATCGCGGCCAATCCGCGGTTGATCGGCCCTTTTCAGGAAGACGTGGTGATTGTGCGGTCCCTTCCGACATTGACGACCCGTCTCACACGGATGCCATCCACTCTTCATCCCCTTACACCGGCGGACGCGCCGCGGTTCGCGCGGGCGCTGGAGTCATCGGGCCTGTTGCAACCCGACACATTGGCCGCCTACGCATTCCCCTATCACTATGTCTGGAGCAATCAGTTGTCGTACCGATGGATGGAATCGGGGGGGACGTTCTTTCTCTTCGCGCAATCGCCGGACGGCTGGTTCATGCCGCTGCCTCCGTTGGGACCGAGGCCGTTGGAGGAAACGGCGGGCGAAGCGTTTGAACTGATGCGAAAATGGAACGGAACATCGCCGGTCGGCCGGATCGAAAATGTGACGACCCATCAGAAACCGATCTTGGAACGGCTGGGGCTGCGCTGTCGGCCAAAAGAAGGGGATTATCTGTACCGAACCGAGCACGTCGCGACGTTGGCCGGAGACCGATACAAACCGCAACGGGCGCTCTGCAATCGCGTCGAACGGGAGCGGACCGTCATCGCGCGGCCGTATCGGGAGCAAGACCAGGACGGCTGTCTGGCTCTGCTCGCACGATGGGCGGAGCAGAAGCGAGCCGGGTTTCTCGATGAAGCGGCCTCGCTGTTTCTTGAGGATGCGATGGCGGCCCATGCGCTGGCGTTCGCCGAACATGGGCGCATCGGTTTGTCGGGGACGGTGGCGGTTTCAAACGATGAAATCGCGGCGTACACCTTCGGGTACCGGCTCACGCCGCGCACCTGGTGTGTGTTGATGGAAGTCGCGGATCGGTCGATTCCCGGCTTGTCCCAGTGGCTGTTTCGCGAGACGTGCCGCTCCGCGGTCGCCGAAGGCGCGGCGTTCGTGAACGCCATGGATGATGCAGGGTTGCCGGGATTGCGCGCGGCCAAACGGCACTATCATCCCGTCGCCGTCATTGAGAATTGGATCGTGACGGAACTCGAGATATGA
- a CDS encoding glutathione S-transferase N-terminal domain-containing protein, producing MPITLYHVDWCPDCLVVRRKLADLALDYHAVTVPDIRRLRTQVHQVSGQYYVPVLQDGDLVLTETADILAYLDERYGSAGTNDETEQFRSQARTTPESPEAGDDYPSCRIN from the coding sequence ATGCCCATCACGCTGTACCACGTAGATTGGTGTCCCGACTGTCTCGTCGTCCGCCGCAAACTGGCCGACTTGGCGCTCGACTACCATGCCGTGACCGTCCCGGACATCAGGCGACTGCGGACGCAAGTCCACCAAGTGTCGGGCCAATACTACGTGCCGGTTCTCCAAGACGGAGACCTCGTCCTGACGGAGACCGCCGACATCCTGGCCTACCTGGATGAACGGTACGGGTCCGCCGGGACGAACGACGAGACCGAGCAATTCCGGTCGCAGGCGAGAACGACGCCGGAGTCGCCGGAAGCCGGCGACGACTACCCCTCTTGCCGAATCAACTGA
- a CDS encoding KamA family radical SAM protein, translated as MEDWRTILAQSIVKPKDLADRFGLDAEEIEAIVGPYPMRITPTVLSTIKAKDDPIWKQVVPDPAELADLDAEADPLEEDLMSPVPHLVHRYPDRVLLMVTNQCPIYCRFCTRKRLVGKPGFLKKGELERAVAYLREHTEVRDVILSGGDPLLLPDHLLERVLKALRSIPHLELIRIGTRVPGTLPQRITHKLCETIKKYHPIYMNLHFNHPDELTPDVKAACGMLADAGVPLGAQTVLLKGVNDDPDVMKRLVHQLLLARVKPYYLYQADLTKGTNHFRTTVETGLNIIKSLQGHTSGMAVPHFVIDAPGGGGKIPLLPGDYLVHLDEDGVVLRNYENKTYHYPQPRTDGGRELPMVGALSSREGPSGSFSPCGDGLSDSDGFAAWGNGCAGDRDDL; from the coding sequence ATGGAAGACTGGAGAACAATCCTGGCACAGAGCATCGTCAAACCCAAAGACCTTGCGGATCGTTTCGGTCTGGACGCGGAGGAGATCGAAGCCATCGTCGGCCCCTACCCGATGCGGATCACGCCGACTGTGTTGAGCACGATCAAAGCCAAGGACGACCCGATCTGGAAGCAAGTCGTCCCCGACCCTGCCGAACTGGCCGATCTCGACGCGGAAGCCGACCCGCTGGAAGAAGACCTCATGAGTCCGGTGCCGCACCTGGTCCATCGGTACCCGGACCGGGTGTTGCTCATGGTCACGAATCAATGTCCCATCTACTGCCGGTTCTGCACGAGAAAACGGCTGGTCGGCAAGCCGGGCTTTCTCAAGAAGGGAGAATTGGAGCGGGCCGTCGCCTACCTGCGGGAGCACACGGAAGTGCGGGACGTGATTCTGTCGGGCGGCGATCCCTTGCTGCTCCCTGACCATTTGCTCGAACGGGTGCTGAAAGCGCTCCGCTCCATTCCGCATCTGGAATTGATCCGCATCGGCACCAGGGTCCCCGGCACCCTGCCGCAACGGATCACGCACAAGCTCTGCGAAACGATCAAAAAATACCACCCGATCTACATGAACCTGCACTTCAACCATCCCGACGAACTGACGCCCGACGTCAAGGCCGCCTGCGGCATGTTGGCCGACGCGGGCGTGCCGCTCGGCGCGCAAACCGTCTTATTGAAAGGCGTCAACGACGATCCGGATGTCATGAAGCGACTGGTGCATCAACTGCTGCTCGCGCGGGTGAAGCCGTATTACCTCTATCAAGCGGATCTGACGAAAGGCACCAACCATTTTCGGACGACGGTCGAGACGGGCCTGAACATCATCAAATCGCTCCAAGGCCATACCAGCGGCATGGCGGTCCCCCACTTCGTCATCGACGCACCCGGGGGCGGCGGCAAAATCCCGTTGCTGCCCGGCGATTATTTGGTTCATCTCGACGAAGACGGAGTCGTCTTGCGCAATTACGAGAACAAGACCTACCATTATCCGCAACCGAGGACCGACGGTGGTCGGGAATTGCCCATGGTCGGCGCCCTGTCCTCGCGGGAGGGGCCGTCCGGCTCCTTCTCGCCGTGCGGAGACGGGCTCTCGGATTCCGACGGCTTCGCGGCCTGGGGCAACGGCTGCGCCGGAGACAGGGACGACCTGTGA
- a CDS encoding 2'-deoxycytidine 5'-triphosphate deaminase: MITSLPHAGILPSQDIRRLIAGQAIVASPAIEDRQIQPASLDLRLGRKAYRLISSFLPELSAISSRLDVLDFYQSDLVMYEMDLTEGAILEKGHVYLVPLLERLNLPKTVHARANPKSTTGRLDVFTRVVTDLTSGFDEIRSGYQGPLFLEVVPRSFAIKVSTGQSLNQIRFIRGDATVSDRALRSLHRRTSLLHHNDASRSVVETSDVRTDHGLFLRIDLKGEDRSDARIIGYRAKKNSHVIDLAKVGHYAATDFWEPLRRHRQGSLLLEPEEFYILASKERIRVPAGYAAEMVAYEAACGELRTHYAGFFDPGFGYGGKGEIKGTQVVLEVRPHDVPFLIHDGQTFFKVIYHRMADKPDRLYGVGLGSSYQQQTLTLSKHFKA; the protein is encoded by the coding sequence GTGATCACCTCCTTGCCCCATGCCGGTATCCTCCCATCCCAGGACATCAGGCGGCTGATCGCCGGGCAGGCCATTGTCGCGTCTCCGGCGATCGAAGATCGCCAGATTCAGCCGGCGAGTCTCGATCTGCGTCTGGGGCGAAAAGCTTATCGGCTCATCAGCAGCTTTCTGCCGGAGCTGTCGGCCATCTCGTCACGTCTGGACGTGCTCGATTTTTATCAGTCCGACTTGGTGATGTACGAGATGGATTTGACGGAGGGCGCCATCCTGGAAAAGGGCCACGTCTATTTGGTGCCGCTGTTGGAGCGCCTGAACCTTCCGAAGACCGTCCACGCTCGGGCCAATCCCAAGAGCACGACCGGCCGGTTGGACGTCTTTACCCGCGTCGTCACGGATTTGACCTCCGGGTTCGACGAAATCCGTTCGGGCTATCAAGGCCCGCTCTTTTTGGAAGTGGTGCCCCGTTCGTTCGCGATCAAGGTTTCGACGGGCCAGTCGCTGAATCAGATTCGCTTCATCCGCGGAGACGCGACGGTTTCCGACAGGGCGCTGCGTTCGCTCCATCGGCGGACCTCGCTCCTCCATCACAACGATGCGTCCCGATCCGTCGTGGAAACCAGCGACGTTCGCACCGACCACGGCCTGTTTCTCCGCATCGACCTCAAGGGCGAGGACCGGTCCGACGCCCGGATCATCGGGTACCGCGCGAAGAAAAACAGCCACGTCATCGATCTCGCCAAAGTCGGCCATTACGCGGCGACGGATTTTTGGGAGCCGCTCCGCCGACATCGGCAGGGCAGTTTGCTGCTGGAGCCGGAAGAGTTTTACATCCTCGCCTCGAAGGAACGGATCCGCGTCCCGGCCGGCTACGCGGCCGAAATGGTCGCCTACGAAGCGGCCTGCGGCGAGCTGCGCACCCACTACGCGGGATTCTTCGATCCGGGGTTCGGCTACGGAGGAAAGGGAGAGATCAAAGGAACCCAGGTCGTTTTGGAAGTCCGGCCTCACGACGTGCCCTTCCTCATTCACGACGGGCAAACGTTTTTCAAAGTCATCTATCACCGCATGGCCGACAAGCCGGATCGTCTGTACGGAGTGGGCCTCGGTTCCTCCTATCAACAACAGACGCTCACGTTGAGCAAACATTTCAAGGCCTAG
- a CDS encoding TIGR04283 family arsenosugar biosynthesis glycosyltransferase, with product MIVSVIIPTLNEQAVLAETLAHTGELGFDEIVVVDGGSVDETVAIAQTLCPDLTGARVITAPQGRARQMNEGAKACRGEGLLFLHADTRLPPDAKGLIISALADSGVAGGRFDVRFDSPSPWAGMISTLMNLRSRWTGIATGDQAIFVRRRVFEGLGGFSDIPLMEDIEFSKRLKRAGRIARLRQTVTTSFRRWERQGPLRTITLMWTLRLLYWLGVSPHRLKNFYAVVR from the coding sequence ATGATCGTTTCCGTCATCATCCCCACGTTGAACGAACAGGCAGTCCTGGCCGAGACCCTTGCCCACACGGGTGAGCTGGGTTTTGACGAGATCGTGGTCGTGGATGGAGGCAGTGTGGATGAGACCGTCGCGATCGCTCAAACCCTTTGCCCCGACCTGACCGGCGCACGGGTGATCACAGCCCCCCAAGGGCGGGCTCGCCAAATGAATGAAGGAGCCAAGGCCTGCCGCGGTGAAGGGCTGCTTTTTCTGCACGCCGACACGCGCTTGCCGCCGGACGCCAAAGGACTCATCATCTCGGCTCTGGCCGATTCCGGCGTCGCCGGAGGACGCTTCGATGTCCGATTCGACAGCCCTTCGCCGTGGGCGGGAATGATCAGCACCCTGATGAATCTCCGCTCGCGATGGACCGGCATCGCCACCGGTGATCAAGCCATCTTCGTTCGCCGTCGGGTGTTCGAGGGCCTCGGCGGCTTTTCCGACATTCCGCTTATGGAAGACATCGAGTTCAGCAAACGACTCAAACGAGCCGGTCGAATCGCCAGGCTGCGGCAGACCGTCACCACATCCTTTCGACGGTGGGAACGACAGGGTCCGCTCCGAACCATCACATTGATGTGGACCTTGCGATTGTTGTATTGGCTTGGTGTGAGTCCCCATCGGTTGAAAAACTTCTACGCGGTCGTCCGATGA
- a CDS encoding TIGR04282 family arsenosugar biosynthesis glycosyltransferase: MKPPASRSAPSRHTAALVVFAKAPIPGQVKTRLCPALMPDEAATLHGSFVLDTVERTKAAVGRFNLPVDRFLACAPFSTHPFFKVLEARHGVRLIDQEGDDLGQRMAGVFDRLFAQGYRSMVLVGTDVPSLPLEEYRRAFGLLESHDLVLGPALDGGYYLLGLTRPAPALFTDIPWSTGDVRRRTEEKARSLGLTIVLTAPWRDVDTIEDLTALIDANRLDAAKPKPERVFSSRTTGALQLIAERLRVRAARQSSCP, encoded by the coding sequence ATGAAACCACCGGCTTCACGCTCAGCTCCGTCCCGCCACACCGCCGCGCTGGTCGTTTTCGCCAAAGCGCCGATCCCCGGCCAGGTCAAAACGCGGCTCTGTCCTGCCCTGATGCCTGACGAAGCGGCCACGCTCCACGGGAGCTTTGTCCTCGACACAGTGGAGCGTACGAAGGCCGCAGTCGGCCGATTCAATCTGCCGGTCGATCGGTTCCTCGCCTGCGCTCCCTTTTCAACTCACCCTTTTTTTAAGGTCCTGGAGGCTCGACACGGAGTCCGGCTCATCGATCAAGAGGGAGACGATCTCGGACAGCGAATGGCCGGTGTGTTCGATCGGCTCTTTGCGCAAGGGTACCGATCCATGGTCCTCGTCGGCACCGATGTCCCGTCGCTGCCGCTCGAAGAATATCGACGGGCCTTCGGCCTGTTGGAATCGCATGATCTTGTATTGGGCCCGGCTCTGGACGGAGGGTATTATTTGCTGGGGCTCACCAGACCGGCACCGGCTCTCTTCACCGACATTCCCTGGTCTACCGGTGACGTGCGAAGGAGAACGGAGGAGAAGGCTCGTTCCTTGGGACTGACCATCGTCCTGACGGCTCCCTGGCGTGACGTTGATACGATCGAGGATCTCACGGCCTTGATCGATGCCAATAGGCTCGACGCCGCCAAGCCTAAACCGGAGCGGGTCTTTTCGAGCCGGACGACCGGGGCGTTGCAATTGATCGCCGAACGGCTGCGCGTCAGGGCCGCACGGCAATCGTCATGCCCTTAG
- a CDS encoding SDR family NAD(P)-dependent oxidoreductase: MNQHVALITGGAKGIGRAIALDLAARGWKIAFCYRTSEAEAQATASAIRERGGLSLPIQCDVSDPASAKRLAAQVEETWGRIDALINGAGPYHRINLFEETVDGWNEMFDGNLHPIFYLAQAVAPGMKARKSGRIINFSMANADQMVAQPDVTAHYIAKAGVLILTRTLAKLLAPHGITVNAVSPGFIDSGSAPPSELAAVVKRIPAGYIGTVDDVVAVVRYLLSDEARYVNGANVQISGAWGV; the protein is encoded by the coding sequence ATGAACCAGCACGTTGCGCTCATCACGGGCGGGGCCAAAGGCATCGGCCGAGCCATCGCCCTCGACTTGGCCGCCAGAGGATGGAAGATTGCTTTTTGCTATCGCACCAGCGAAGCCGAGGCCCAGGCCACCGCGTCTGCCATTAGGGAGCGGGGTGGCTTGTCCCTGCCGATCCAATGCGATGTGTCGGACCCGGCCTCGGCCAAGCGGCTGGCGGCGCAAGTCGAAGAGACATGGGGAAGAATCGATGCGTTGATCAACGGCGCCGGCCCGTACCATCGAATCAATCTGTTCGAGGAAACCGTGGATGGCTGGAACGAGATGTTCGACGGAAACCTCCATCCCATTTTTTACCTGGCCCAGGCCGTGGCGCCCGGCATGAAGGCACGCAAGAGCGGCCGCATCATCAATTTCAGCATGGCCAACGCGGACCAGATGGTGGCGCAACCGGACGTGACCGCCCATTATATCGCCAAGGCCGGCGTGCTCATCTTGACCCGCACCCTGGCCAAACTGCTGGCGCCGCATGGGATTACAGTCAACGCCGTCTCGCCCGGCTTCATCGACTCCGGGAGCGCGCCGCCGTCGGAACTGGCCGCCGTGGTCAAGCGCATTCCAGCCGGCTACATCGGCACGGTGGATGACGTGGTCGCCGTCGTGCGATACCTGTTGAGCGACGAAGCGCGATACGTCAACGGAGCGAACGTTCAGATCAGCGGCGCATGGGGCGTCTAG
- a CDS encoding alpha/beta hydrolase, giving the protein MGILDQFFVYYPQPWQDHDWARISGLPLQDVWFQSGDGVRLFGWYVESRADRPVMLWCHGNAGNIIHRLDNLGHLYRMGLSVFLFDYRGYGKSQKYDPSENGLYQDAMGAYDWLTRTRKIPSARICLFGRSLGAAVAGELAVQRPASSLILESAFPSIEAVARHHYAGLPVHWFLGARFRLVDRLPHVSLPKLIIHGDRDDIIPLALGRQVYEAAKPPKEWYVIAGAGHNDTYQVGGEVYFRRLGEFIAKALVM; this is encoded by the coding sequence ATGGGCATCCTCGATCAATTCTTCGTGTACTATCCACAGCCCTGGCAGGATCACGATTGGGCCAGGATCAGCGGGCTGCCGCTCCAAGATGTGTGGTTTCAGTCCGGCGACGGGGTGCGGCTCTTCGGATGGTATGTCGAGTCGCGGGCGGACCGGCCGGTCATGCTCTGGTGTCACGGCAACGCGGGCAACATCATCCATCGGCTGGATAACTTGGGCCACTTGTACCGTATGGGATTGTCTGTGTTCTTGTTCGATTATCGGGGGTACGGAAAGAGCCAGAAGTACGATCCCTCCGAAAACGGACTGTATCAGGACGCGATGGGAGCCTATGACTGGCTCACACGGACCAGGAAGATTCCGTCGGCCCGCATTTGTCTGTTCGGGCGGTCGCTCGGCGCCGCCGTCGCCGGAGAACTGGCCGTGCAACGGCCGGCCTCTTCACTGATTTTGGAGTCGGCCTTTCCCTCGATCGAGGCGGTCGCCCGGCACCATTATGCGGGGCTGCCGGTCCATTGGTTCCTCGGCGCCAGGTTTCGGTTGGTTGATCGCCTGCCGCACGTTTCGCTCCCCAAGCTGATCATTCACGGCGACCGGGACGACATCATCCCCCTGGCGCTTGGGCGTCAGGTGTACGAGGCGGCCAAACCACCCAAGGAGTGGTACGTCATCGCCGGCGCAGGCCACAACGATACGTATCAAGTGGGAGGGGAAGTCTATTTCCGCCGCCTGGGGGAATTCATCGCCAAAGCCCTGGTGATGTAA